Proteins co-encoded in one Bacteroidota bacterium genomic window:
- a CDS encoding RNA polymerase sigma factor: MLLDAAVINMDLNVQLIDDCKNGSRSAYEELYRLYVKAMYNVSIRITNDREESEDVLQESFLSAFQNIDRLKEKALFGSWLKRIVINKSIDSVKKKKEKFISFDDIREKDLAEEEITENEKEIEYDIESVNKAVQLLPDGFRTVLTLYLFEDYSHKEIADVLGISESTSKTQYLRAKQRLIQLLKK, translated from the coding sequence ATGCTATTGGACGCAGCAGTAATAAATATGGACCTGAACGTTCAATTAATTGATGACTGTAAGAATGGAAGCAGGAGTGCGTACGAGGAATTGTACAGGCTATATGTAAAAGCGATGTATAATGTTAGTATACGCATAACCAATGATCGGGAAGAGTCGGAAGATGTTTTGCAGGAATCATTTTTAAGCGCTTTTCAGAATATAGACCGTTTAAAAGAAAAGGCGTTATTTGGAAGCTGGCTGAAAAGAATTGTGATAAATAAGTCGATTGATTCGGTCAAGAAAAAGAAAGAGAAGTTTATTTCTTTTGATGATATCCGGGAAAAGGATCTTGCGGAAGAAGAAATAACAGAGAATGAAAAGGAAATTGAATATGACATTGAATCGGTCAACAAAGCAGTGCAGCTTTTGCCGGATGGTTTCAGGACTGTACTGACATTATATTTATTTGAAGATTATAGTCATAAGGAAATAGCGGATGTGTTGGGGATAAGTGAAAGCACATCCAAGACACAATATTTAAGAGCCAAGCAAAGATTAATACAATTGTTGAAAAAGTAA